From a single Sulfurimonas sp. hsl 1-7 genomic region:
- a CDS encoding quinone-dependent dihydroorotate dehydrogenase, which translates to MLNYNSIKPYLFKFQPESAHHIAEFVLKLPNISQLPFNSFLESHFINDEILNQELFGRTFLNPVGLGAGFDKNATMIRGIQILGFGFTEIGTVTPKPQPGNPKPRMFRHVEEETIQNAMGFNNDGAYKVVQRLKERYPFSTPIGINIGKNKVTPENEAISDYTHLIKAFNGLGDYFVINISSPNTPGLRDLQNEEFITELFKEAKALTDMPILLKIAPDMTKEDAVALTKLAVEKGADGIIATNTTIDYSLVKNPKDIGGLSGAVLKEKSFEIFEAIAKELYGKTTLISVGGIDSAEEAYRRIKAGASLVQVYSAMIFHGPDLIMNINKGLIELLKADGYTNITEAIGADRK; encoded by the coding sequence ATGCTAAATTACAACTCAATCAAACCATATCTTTTTAAATTTCAACCTGAAAGTGCACACCATATAGCTGAGTTTGTACTCAAACTTCCAAATATTTCTCAACTCCCGTTTAACTCATTTTTAGAGTCTCATTTTATCAATGACGAGATCTTAAACCAAGAGCTTTTTGGAAGAACATTTTTAAACCCTGTAGGACTTGGTGCCGGCTTTGATAAAAATGCTACGATGATCAGAGGTATTCAAATACTTGGATTTGGTTTTACCGAGATAGGGACAGTTACACCTAAACCACAACCGGGTAATCCAAAGCCAAGAATGTTTCGTCACGTTGAAGAGGAAACTATTCAAAACGCAATGGGATTTAATAACGACGGTGCTTATAAAGTTGTTCAAAGATTAAAAGAGCGTTATCCATTCTCTACACCTATCGGGATCAACATCGGAAAAAATAAAGTAACTCCGGAAAATGAAGCTATTAGCGACTATACGCACCTTATAAAAGCGTTTAACGGTTTAGGGGATTATTTTGTAATCAACATCTCTTCACCAAATACTCCAGGACTTCGCGATCTGCAAAACGAAGAGTTTATCACAGAGCTTTTTAAAGAGGCTAAAGCACTTACGGATATGCCGATTTTGTTAAAAATTGCACCTGATATGACAAAAGAAGACGCAGTGGCTCTTACAAAACTTGCAGTTGAAAAAGGTGCTGACGGTATCATTGCTACAAATACTACAATCGATTATTCACTGGTAAAAAACCCTAAAGATATCGGTGGACTCAGCGGTGCAGTCTTAAAAGAAAAAAGTTTCGAAATTTTTGAAGCAATAGCAAAAGAGTTATATGGTAAAACTACACTTATTTCTGTAGGCGGGATAGATTCAGCCGAAGAAGCATACAGAAGAATCAAAGCTGGTGCATCATTGGTACAAGTTTACAGTGCAATGATTTTCCACGGTCCGGATCTTATTATGAATATAAACAAAGGACTTATTGAACTGCTAAAAGCTGACGGATACACAAACATTACAGAAGCTATCGGAGCAGATAGAAAATGA
- a CDS encoding putative bifunctional diguanylate cyclase/phosphodiesterase — translation MKTISIKLFFGIVIVTAIVYQSVAFYAYYQKSKAGIATLLKENIQTNMINLKHIIEKNIKVDNVNNIVANLDNYVASSEIMQDVHIVNNHKKLLYSSDRENSIAHKNTRCVQISKTLESDIFSEECYYFPIKLHEKLRPYYYYTYVYTNKDYIDSLLKRQVEKYTILFTLLTFVFLLLLWFTLKNFIITPLKELKHYAYYSENPPTNFFIQEIESIRYSLSMTFRRMKQEQEKLYNLSTKDPLSGLYNRLSLIEKINWLIAQSKRTKEGFTLIFLDLDDFKNINDTYGHEFGDMVLKEISEVIQSSLRSNDIISRFGGDEFVIILPNVTDITNTVEVLTKLQQKLFMPICHQEFTYNTTSSMGVVIYPKDGDNATSLLKNADIAMYKSKALGKNNFSFFTNELNKELKEKLHIKSMIELALKNNGFELHYQPQVDVATGKITGCEALIRMIDPIEGVVPPYKFIPIAEKNNLIVPLGQWILKEATSQLKKWENTPFSDLKLSINVSALELNHEDFIKSVKESIKDIDHSKLCIELTESVLMNNFKKDLPKIHQLKEMGLTLSLDDFGTGYSSLSYLKNIPFDFLKIDKSFIDDILEDPKDKMFVQIIIDIAQTMNLTVVAEGVELKGQLTMLEQLGCDIYQGYYCSKPLKCEEFEKLFFSHKCYN, via the coding sequence ATGAAAACTATCTCTATAAAACTATTTTTTGGCATTGTTATTGTCACAGCCATCGTATATCAGTCAGTTGCATTTTATGCATATTATCAAAAATCAAAAGCGGGTATTGCTACTTTACTCAAAGAGAACATTCAAACAAACATGATTAATCTCAAACACATCATTGAGAAAAATATCAAAGTTGACAATGTAAACAATATCGTTGCCAATCTGGATAACTATGTAGCATCAAGTGAAATTATGCAAGATGTACACATTGTTAACAATCACAAAAAACTACTTTACTCTTCAGATCGTGAAAATTCTATTGCCCATAAAAATACAAGATGTGTACAAATATCCAAAACACTTGAATCTGATATTTTTTCAGAAGAGTGCTACTATTTTCCTATTAAACTTCATGAAAAACTGCGTCCTTACTACTACTATACCTACGTATATACAAATAAAGACTATATTGACTCCCTTTTAAAAAGGCAGGTGGAAAAATATACGATCTTATTTACACTTTTAACATTTGTGTTTTTACTCCTTTTATGGTTTACTCTTAAAAATTTCATTATCACTCCACTTAAAGAGCTCAAACATTATGCTTACTACAGTGAAAATCCTCCGACAAATTTTTTCATTCAGGAGATAGAAAGTATCCGCTACTCTTTGTCAATGACATTTAGAAGGATGAAACAAGAGCAGGAGAAACTTTACAACCTCTCCACAAAAGACCCGCTCAGCGGACTTTACAACCGTTTAAGCCTGATCGAGAAAATCAACTGGCTGATCGCCCAGTCAAAAAGGACAAAAGAGGGATTTACTCTTATTTTTCTTGACTTAGATGACTTTAAAAACATCAATGACACCTATGGCCACGAATTTGGAGATATGGTTTTAAAAGAGATCTCTGAAGTGATCCAGTCTTCGTTAAGAAGTAACGATATTATCTCGAGATTCGGTGGAGATGAATTTGTCATTATCTTGCCTAATGTTACGGATATAACCAATACTGTAGAAGTTCTTACAAAACTGCAGCAAAAACTTTTTATGCCTATTTGTCATCAAGAGTTTACCTACAACACAACTTCAAGCATGGGGGTTGTTATCTATCCTAAAGACGGAGACAATGCTACATCTTTACTTAAAAATGCAGATATCGCTATGTATAAGTCAAAAGCGCTTGGGAAAAACAACTTTAGCTTTTTTACAAATGAACTCAATAAAGAGCTCAAAGAGAAACTCCATATAAAAAGTATGATTGAACTTGCCCTCAAAAATAACGGTTTTGAGCTTCACTACCAACCTCAGGTTGATGTTGCTACAGGAAAGATCACAGGGTGTGAAGCGCTTATAAGGATGATTGACCCTATTGAGGGTGTGGTTCCGCCATATAAATTTATCCCTATTGCCGAAAAGAATAACTTAATCGTTCCTCTTGGACAATGGATCTTAAAAGAGGCTACATCGCAACTCAAAAAATGGGAAAACACCCCTTTTTCAGATCTAAAACTTTCAATAAATGTTTCTGCACTGGAACTTAATCATGAAGATTTCATTAAAAGTGTAAAAGAGAGTATTAAAGATATCGATCACAGTAAGCTTTGTATCGAACTTACAGAGTCTGTACTTATGAACAACTTTAAAAAAGATCTTCCTAAAATTCATCAGCTTAAAGAGATGGGACTTACCCTCTCTCTTGACGACTTCGGTACGGGATACTCCTCTTTGTCGTATCTGAAAAACATCCCTTTTGATTTTCTCAAAATCGATAAAAGCTTCATCGATGATATTTTAGAAGATCCAAAAGACAAGATGTTCGTTCAGATCATTATAGATATTGCACAAACAATGAACTTAACAGTCGTAGCAGAGGGTGTTGAGCTCAAAGGTCAACTTACTATGCTTGAGCAACTCGGCTGTGATATATACCAAGGGTACTACTGTTCAAAACCTCTAAAATGTGAAGAATTTGAAAAACTTTTCTTTTCTCACAAATGCTATAATTAA
- a CDS encoding ABC transporter substrate-binding protein has product MLKQFIFILLSLFFFTACSSEHKREIRIATNSWVGYSPLFYAKETGELDKLGIKLITNVSLAEASEIFEVGKADLVTTTQYEYLSLKQATQDVVPVILIDRSNGGDMILSNKTLDEINNSATIYAYLEVDSINIELLKSFLQTHHLENKNIIYKNKDQLQISALENNKENTMVIVTYTPYNAELEKRGFQEVASTKDINSLVVIDALCTKASIYNANKERLKQLKSQIDRAVQEIEQDPEKAHKLIRKYLGNISYNEYVNALKSIKWINKNPSQELLKKINKLGYEETILIQ; this is encoded by the coding sequence ATGTTAAAGCAGTTTATATTTATATTATTATCATTATTCTTTTTTACTGCTTGTTCCTCTGAACATAAGCGTGAGATACGGATAGCTACAAATTCATGGGTGGGATACTCCCCTCTTTTTTATGCAAAAGAGACAGGAGAACTTGATAAGCTTGGTATCAAACTTATCACAAATGTTTCGTTGGCTGAAGCTTCCGAAATTTTTGAAGTGGGAAAAGCTGATCTCGTTACTACGACACAGTATGAATATCTTTCACTAAAACAAGCGACACAGGATGTTGTACCGGTTATTTTGATCGATAGGTCCAACGGTGGAGATATGATCCTCTCAAATAAAACACTCGATGAGATAAACAATTCTGCAACAATTTATGCTTATTTAGAAGTTGATTCTATAAACATTGAACTTTTAAAATCTTTTCTCCAAACACATCATCTAGAAAATAAAAATATTATCTATAAAAATAAAGATCAACTGCAAATATCGGCTTTAGAAAACAATAAAGAAAATACAATGGTTATTGTTACATATACCCCTTATAACGCAGAACTTGAAAAAAGAGGGTTTCAGGAAGTTGCATCTACCAAAGATATAAACTCTCTTGTTGTAATTGATGCTTTATGTACAAAAGCATCAATATACAACGCAAACAAAGAACGCCTCAAACAACTAAAATCTCAGATCGATCGTGCTGTCCAAGAGATAGAACAAGACCCTGAAAAAGCTCATAAGCTCATAAGAAAATATCTCGGAAACATCAGTTATAACGAATATGTAAATGCTTTAAAATCTATCAAATGGATTAACAAAAATCCTTCTCAAGAACTCCTAAAAAAGATCAATAAACTAGGATATGAGGAAACTATTTTAATTCAATGA
- a CDS encoding DJ-1 family glyoxalase III, producing MNKVLVPLAKGFEEIEAVTIIDVLRRAAIEVLVASLDTNNLIKGANGITVQTDVEIKKITSDEIDMIVLPGGWDGTHALADDENVQRLLKEMDAKGKNIAAICAAPFALNKAGVLKQNYTCYPSVEEQIRTEGYQGDSAMVVEDGNVLTSRGPATAICFALEIVKKLKGQEKYEMLKGGLLATYCK from the coding sequence ATGAATAAAGTATTGGTTCCATTAGCAAAAGGTTTTGAAGAGATTGAAGCTGTAACAATTATAGATGTATTAAGACGTGCCGCAATAGAGGTTTTAGTAGCTTCTTTAGATACAAATAATTTAATTAAAGGGGCAAACGGCATCACGGTTCAAACAGATGTAGAGATCAAAAAGATCACTTCAGATGAAATAGATATGATCGTACTTCCGGGCGGATGGGACGGTACTCATGCATTGGCTGATGATGAAAATGTGCAAAGACTGCTCAAAGAGATGGATGCAAAAGGGAAAAACATAGCTGCAATTTGTGCTGCTCCGTTTGCACTGAACAAAGCGGGTGTATTAAAGCAAAACTATACATGTTATCCCTCAGTTGAGGAGCAGATTAGAACTGAGGGGTATCAGGGTGATAGTGCAATGGTAGTAGAAGACGGTAACGTACTTACATCTCGCGGACCTGCAACAGCTATCTGTTTTGCTTTGGAAATTGTGAAAAAACTCAAAGGGCAAGAGAAGTATGAGATGCTTAAAGGCGGACTTTTAGCGACATACTGCAAATAA
- a CDS encoding class I SAM-dependent methyltransferase, whose protein sequence is MTISELQQHLQAQNATDEFKRLFHGRGGLYEGLKHLTIDNINKDILSVALYFEEENEAELIEMIKSFVEATDYNTLVVQRRYLQGAPSEVLLGEVPEDLTILENGMKLKLNLLSNKNNYYFPDMKMGREFVRENAKDKRVLNLFSYTCAFSVAAKFGGAKSVVNVDMSKGALKVGMANHSINNLDPKGVSFLPYNILKSFASLKRKGPYDLIIIDPPSFQRGSFEATKDYEKLIIKLPQLASENCILLSCLNSPDLESEFILNMIKRHAPSFKFVKRLDNLEEFKSADEARSLKNLVFIRE, encoded by the coding sequence ATGACTATTTCTGAATTACAACAACATTTACAAGCCCAAAATGCTACAGATGAGTTTAAAAGGCTGTTTCACGGCCGTGGTGGACTTTACGAGGGTTTAAAGCATCTGACAATCGATAATATCAATAAAGATATTTTAAGTGTCGCTCTTTATTTTGAAGAGGAGAATGAAGCGGAACTGATCGAGATGATTAAGAGCTTCGTAGAGGCAACTGACTATAATACCCTTGTTGTTCAACGCCGCTACTTGCAAGGTGCTCCAAGTGAAGTACTGCTGGGTGAAGTACCTGAAGATCTAACAATCTTAGAAAACGGCATGAAACTTAAGCTCAACCTCCTTTCAAACAAAAACAACTACTATTTTCCCGATATGAAAATGGGGCGAGAGTTTGTAAGAGAGAATGCAAAAGATAAACGCGTTCTAAACCTTTTTTCGTACACATGCGCCTTTTCGGTTGCAGCAAAATTCGGCGGGGCAAAAAGCGTAGTCAACGTAGATATGAGTAAAGGTGCTTTAAAAGTGGGAATGGCAAATCACTCGATCAACAACCTCGATCCAAAAGGGGTGAGTTTTCTGCCATATAACATTCTAAAGTCATTTGCATCACTCAAACGCAAAGGGCCTTATGATCTCATCATTATCGATCCGCCTAGCTTTCAGCGTGGAAGTTTTGAAGCAACAAAAGATTATGAAAAGCTGATCATAAAACTACCTCAATTAGCTTCTGAGAACTGTATCTTATTATCTTGTTTAAATTCACCCGATCTTGAAAGTGAATTTATTCTCAATATGATCAAAAGACATGCACCGAGTTTCAAATTTGTAAAACGTTTAGATAATCTTGAAGAGTTTAAAAGTGCAGATGAAGCAAGAAGTTTAAAAAATCTTGTTTTTATCAGAGAGTAG
- the cysS gene encoding cysteine--tRNA ligase has protein sequence MHLFDSVKKTKLPFEPLVPGKVTLYVCGPTVYDDAHLGHAKSALVFDLLTRVLRANGLDVTYARNITDIDDKIIKKAIEQKKDIKTITDFYTEAFHKEMDLLGVSRPDLEPKATENLEAMFAMIQKLIDSGHAYKTQEGDVYFDTSSDNEYLSLSHRVQDEEDKQNRVESSSFKKNPADFALWKSVKDGSVTFESPFGAGRPGWHLECSAMIEEHLAYKDTPYAIDIHGGGADLLFPHHENEAAQTRCSSDHNLAKYWIHNGFVNIDGEKMSKSLGNSFFLKDALKEYDGEVLRFYLLSTHYRSNFNFNTEDLEASKKRLDKIYRLKKRLFGLANSEEQTQFQKDLLEALSDDLNISKALSLIDEMITTANETLDTAGKHKVLKRETMANLAYIEKVLGFGIKNPFEYFQFGIDTDTKEKIDSLIEQRDAAKKEKNFELSDSLRDEILAFGVQLMDTPAGTFWEKV, from the coding sequence TTGCATCTATTTGATTCAGTCAAAAAAACAAAACTTCCGTTTGAACCTTTAGTCCCTGGTAAAGTTACACTTTATGTATGTGGTCCCACAGTGTATGATGATGCCCACTTGGGTCATGCAAAATCAGCCCTTGTTTTTGATTTGCTCACACGTGTACTTCGTGCGAATGGTCTTGATGTAACGTATGCAAGAAACATCACAGACATAGATGACAAGATCATAAAAAAAGCAATCGAACAAAAAAAAGATATCAAAACAATTACAGATTTTTACACTGAAGCGTTTCATAAAGAGATGGACTTACTCGGTGTTTCACGTCCCGATCTAGAGCCAAAAGCAACTGAAAACCTTGAAGCTATGTTTGCAATGATACAAAAGCTAATAGATTCTGGACATGCTTATAAAACCCAAGAGGGTGATGTATATTTTGACACTTCAAGTGACAACGAGTACCTTTCACTCTCTCACCGCGTGCAGGATGAAGAGGATAAACAAAACCGTGTAGAGTCTTCAAGTTTTAAGAAAAATCCGGCCGATTTTGCCCTATGGAAATCGGTAAAAGACGGTTCTGTAACATTTGAAAGCCCTTTTGGAGCCGGGCGTCCGGGATGGCACCTGGAGTGTTCTGCAATGATCGAAGAGCATTTAGCGTACAAAGATACACCATATGCTATCGACATTCACGGCGGCGGGGCTGACCTGCTCTTTCCACACCACGAAAATGAAGCGGCGCAAACACGTTGTTCAAGTGATCATAACTTGGCAAAATACTGGATTCACAACGGTTTTGTAAACATTGACGGCGAGAAGATGTCTAAATCTTTAGGGAACAGCTTCTTCTTAAAAGATGCCCTTAAAGAGTACGACGGAGAGGTTCTTCGTTTTTACCTTTTAAGTACACACTACCGCTCAAATTTCAACTTTAACACTGAAGATCTCGAAGCAAGTAAAAAAAGACTCGACAAGATCTATCGTCTGAAAAAACGTCTTTTCGGACTAGCAAACTCAGAGGAGCAAACTCAGTTTCAAAAAGATCTCTTAGAAGCTTTAAGTGACGATCTCAATATTTCTAAAGCACTTTCACTTATCGATGAGATGATAACAACTGCAAATGAAACACTAGACACTGCCGGAAAACATAAAGTACTTAAGCGTGAGACAATGGCAAATCTTGCTTACATAGAAAAAGTGCTTGGCTTTGGCATAAAAAATCCGTTTGAGTATTTCCAATTCGGAATAGATACAGACACAAAAGAGAAAATAGACAGCTTGATCGAGCAAAGAGATGCAGCGAAAAAAGAGAAAAACTTTGAACTCTCAGACTCACTACGTGATGAGATCTTAGCATTCGGCGTACAACTTATGGATACACCTGCGGGAACATTTTGGGAAAAAGTGTAA
- the murJ gene encoding murein biosynthesis integral membrane protein MurJ, which produces MFKAIFTNSFGILFSRILGFIRDLLTASTLGASVYSDIFFIAFKLPNLFRRIFAEGAFTQVFIPAFARTTKKAIFSANIFLLFISIILILTLLVNLLPGLFTKAIAVGFSSETIAIASPYVAINFWYLPLIFSMTFLSGMLQYKNHFATTAFATSLLNLSLIGALLLAQEKTDSEIVYYLSYGVVIGGILQLAVHIVAIKQLGLLKIVLGGFKYLRVKSKKIKKDTSKFKREFFPAMWGNSTAQVSAFLDTFLASFLISGSISYLYYANRIFQLPLALFAIATSIALFPRVARYLKNNDEIKALANLKKAFWFLAYLLTFSTLGGVILSHEIVWLLFEHGAFDANDTQNTSLVLTMYLLGLLPFGLQKLLVLWLYAKQMQLSAAKIATASLITYVIFALSLIQPLGVGGLALASTMGGFVSFTLTIRVFGLKNFLAIIRSKNLIYLLISSTIFVFLLLVFKNFIQAFI; this is translated from the coding sequence TTGTTTAAAGCAATTTTCACCAATAGTTTTGGAATATTATTCTCAAGAATTTTAGGATTTATCAGAGATCTTTTAACTGCTTCAACATTGGGAGCGAGTGTCTACAGTGATATCTTTTTTATAGCCTTTAAACTCCCCAATCTCTTTCGTCGCATCTTTGCAGAAGGTGCTTTTACACAGGTGTTTATACCTGCCTTTGCAAGAACCACAAAAAAAGCGATATTTTCTGCAAACATTTTTCTTCTGTTCATATCAATAATTCTAATACTTACATTATTAGTTAACTTATTGCCAGGGCTCTTTACAAAAGCGATTGCAGTCGGCTTTTCGAGTGAAACCATTGCAATTGCATCCCCTTATGTTGCGATTAATTTTTGGTATCTGCCCCTTATATTTTCGATGACTTTTTTAAGTGGAATGCTCCAGTATAAAAATCACTTTGCCACTACTGCATTTGCAACCTCATTATTAAACCTTTCACTCATTGGAGCCCTTCTGTTAGCACAGGAAAAAACTGATTCTGAAATCGTTTACTACCTTAGCTATGGAGTTGTAATAGGCGGTATATTACAGTTAGCAGTCCATATTGTTGCAATCAAACAACTCGGTCTTTTAAAGATCGTTTTAGGCGGCTTTAAATATCTCAGAGTAAAAAGCAAAAAGATTAAAAAAGATACTTCAAAATTCAAACGTGAATTTTTTCCTGCTATGTGGGGAAATTCAACGGCTCAGGTTTCTGCCTTTTTAGATACTTTTTTAGCCTCTTTTTTAATAAGCGGAAGCATCTCTTACCTCTACTATGCAAACCGTATCTTTCAACTTCCGTTAGCACTATTTGCCATTGCCACTTCGATCGCACTTTTTCCCCGTGTTGCACGCTATTTGAAAAACAATGACGAAATAAAAGCACTTGCAAATCTAAAAAAAGCGTTTTGGTTTTTAGCCTACCTTTTAACTTTCAGTACCCTTGGAGGGGTGATACTCTCACATGAGATTGTATGGCTGTTGTTTGAACACGGTGCCTTTGATGCAAACGATACACAAAACACTTCACTGGTACTTACGATGTACCTGCTAGGGCTTCTCCCTTTTGGTTTGCAAAAACTGCTTGTGCTTTGGCTCTATGCAAAACAGATGCAGCTTAGTGCCGCTAAAATTGCAACGGCTTCACTTATCACTTACGTTATTTTTGCCCTCTCGCTTATACAACCTTTAGGTGTAGGCGGTTTAGCACTTGCAAGTACTATGGGAGGTTTTGTAAGCTTTACGCTAACCATCAGAGTTTTTGGGCTTAAAAACTTTTTAGCTATAATTCGATCAAAAAACCTGATATATCTGCTAATAAGTTCTACTATTTTTGTATTTTTATTATTAGTTTTTAAAAATTTTATCCAAGCTTTTATTTAA
- a CDS encoding flagellar assembly protein A — MAFFGSKKKQQSVKKVRPTVIRTQNVAKEIFSLAKSYEIDPEQLDFNLLGVQTYTRVAAEGQDLEWEEVSPGSLHELDDGEALLNPEFQIRQTYEIEVFSKDKSSEHICDEFKTAVGANATKCKVYLSISEGSKLTYVENLEHILKTLIDKKKIRAGILIGIFDEMVDDLVSKLSASSRINGVLEFSKRETHLIAEGFEPTATINDALILHYETHNEVDDNSKVDYASRGFIQSVKEGELLIEYQKPKNGKYGRNCRGEFMQPADPIVSNEPTFNVEDTIKVVETPDSIKYIAKENGYIAFEDNKYIIKQDVDVSEISFKTTGSISSGVDSDVNISVKESDAIKDAIGTGMTVEVSEIDIDGNVGSNAKVIAKRATVGGQTHQSALVRADELDINVHKGRAEGKNIHITRLEHGYVKGEDVEIAQALGGNIFGKNIVLDVCTSHVKATATKLIEIKKLHGSENTFTIDPKLSEDVQKDLKNNEDTIKELEVEIRELKKEVEKYTKLVKDGTPAFLDIKKRLVHYKKNGVKMPEAFVKKYKQFQAMQEQLKSLEEKLVKQQDHLNLLGSKVSSFQDNIFDARIINRGEWIGYNEIKFKLVEPPIELVYKPTEGSEEKIFGLKELESGEYVIRALID; from the coding sequence ATGGCATTTTTTGGGTCTAAGAAAAAACAGCAATCTGTAAAGAAAGTTCGTCCGACTGTAATAAGAACTCAAAATGTTGCTAAAGAGATCTTCAGCCTGGCAAAATCTTACGAAATTGACCCAGAACAATTAGATTTTAACCTTCTTGGTGTACAAACCTATACGAGAGTTGCTGCTGAAGGCCAAGACCTGGAATGGGAAGAAGTTTCTCCCGGTTCACTTCACGAGCTGGATGATGGTGAGGCACTCCTTAACCCTGAATTTCAAATCAGGCAAACATATGAGATCGAAGTATTTTCAAAAGATAAAAGTAGTGAACATATATGTGACGAATTTAAAACTGCAGTAGGGGCAAACGCTACAAAGTGTAAAGTATATTTGAGTATTTCTGAGGGTTCAAAACTAACTTATGTTGAGAATCTTGAGCATATTTTAAAGACTTTGATTGATAAAAAAAAGATTCGTGCGGGTATCTTAATCGGTATATTTGATGAGATGGTAGATGACCTGGTTTCTAAACTGTCGGCTTCATCAAGAATTAACGGTGTATTGGAGTTTTCCAAGAGAGAAACACATCTGATTGCAGAAGGGTTTGAACCTACAGCAACAATCAATGATGCCCTCATACTTCACTATGAAACTCATAACGAAGTAGATGACAATTCAAAAGTAGATTATGCCTCTCGTGGATTTATTCAAAGTGTCAAAGAGGGTGAACTTCTTATAGAATACCAAAAACCGAAAAACGGAAAATACGGGAGAAACTGCCGCGGTGAATTTATGCAACCCGCTGATCCTATAGTTTCAAATGAACCCACTTTTAATGTTGAAGATACTATAAAGGTTGTTGAGACTCCGGATTCTATCAAGTATATAGCCAAAGAGAACGGATACATAGCATTTGAAGATAATAAGTATATTATCAAGCAAGATGTAGATGTTTCAGAGATCAGTTTCAAAACAACAGGCTCGATTTCAAGCGGTGTTGACTCTGATGTTAATATTTCTGTAAAAGAGAGTGATGCTATTAAAGATGCCATAGGTACAGGTATGACGGTTGAAGTGAGTGAGATAGATATTGACGGAAACGTCGGCTCAAATGCAAAGGTTATAGCCAAGCGTGCGACAGTCGGTGGACAAACTCACCAATCGGCACTGGTTCGGGCTGATGAGTTGGATATCAATGTTCATAAAGGGCGTGCCGAAGGGAAAAATATCCATATCACACGCTTGGAACATGGATATGTCAAAGGTGAAGATGTAGAGATTGCACAAGCATTAGGCGGTAATATATTCGGTAAAAACATTGTATTGGATGTGTGTACATCACACGTAAAAGCAACAGCTACGAAACTTATCGAGATAAAAAAACTTCACGGAAGTGAGAACACTTTTACAATCGATCCAAAACTTAGTGAGGATGTGCAAAAAGATCTTAAAAACAATGAAGATACAATCAAAGAACTTGAAGTTGAGATACGTGAGCTAAAAAAAGAGGTTGAAAAATATACAAAGCTTGTTAAAGACGGAACACCTGCATTTTTAGATATTAAAAAAAGACTTGTTCATTATAAGAAAAACGGGGTGAAGATGCCTGAAGCGTTTGTGAAGAAATATAAACAGTTTCAAGCGATGCAGGAACAACTCAAAAGTTTAGAAGAGAAGCTAGTGAAACAGCAGGACCACTTAAATCTGCTCGGCTCAAAAGTTTCCAGTTTTCAAGATAATATCTTCGATGCCAGAATTATTAACAGAGGTGAGTGGATAGGCTACAACGAGATCAAGTTTAAACTTGTTGAACCCCCTATAGAACTTGTTTATAAACCTACCGAAGGTTCAGAAGAGAAGATTTTTGGACTCAAAGAGTTAGAAAGCGGCGAATATGTTATTCGTGCACTTATAGACTAA
- the ruvA gene encoding Holliday junction branch migration protein RuvA, translating to MIVGLQGNVVYKEPSFVHIDVNGVVYEVFISLQTFSALPKEKVSIYTMQIFREDAQLLFGFLDMAEKKMFERLIKINGVGPKVAMAICSTYTPSQFAVVINNSDINGVKKVPGIGPKSAGRILVELNGFDTELLQQTETHAEGSNTQAYAQASEALEALGFKKDKISKALSSLDGDDTASLVKGALKLLQTI from the coding sequence ATGATAGTTGGATTACAAGGGAATGTCGTTTATAAAGAACCGAGTTTTGTACATATAGATGTAAACGGTGTAGTATATGAGGTGTTTATATCGCTTCAAACATTTTCTGCACTTCCAAAGGAAAAAGTATCGATTTACACGATGCAGATATTTCGTGAAGATGCACAGCTGCTATTTGGCTTTTTAGATATGGCTGAAAAGAAGATGTTTGAAAGACTTATAAAAATTAACGGTGTAGGGCCGAAAGTGGCTATGGCAATCTGCTCAACTTATACACCTTCTCAGTTTGCAGTTGTGATTAACAACAGTGACATTAACGGTGTGAAAAAAGTACCGGGAATCGGACCAAAAAGTGCAGGGCGTATCTTAGTAGAACTTAACGGTTTTGATACTGAACTTTTACAACAAACAGAGACTCACGCAGAAGGCTCTAATACACAAGCATATGCACAGGCAAGTGAAGCGTTAGAAGCTTTAGGATTTAAGAAAGACAAAATCTCTAAAGCTCTCTCTTCATTAGACGGCGATGATACTGCCAGCCTTGTAAAAGGTGCTTTAAAATTATTACAAACAATTTGA